CCGGCGTCGAGAGTCTGGATCTCGGTGTCCATCTTTGAAAGGTCCTGTTTTGCGCTGCTCGCGATGGTGTCGCGGTCGCCCCGGTCGCCAAGCCCCATCACCACGAAGGTGTTCAACTGGGCGAGGACGCGGGGGTCGATGTTCTTCGGCTGCTGGGTGACGACGCAGAGGCCGACGCCGAACTTGCGCCCCTCCATCGCGGCCTCCCTGAAGACCTGGGTCCGCCGTCCGCCCGCGCCGAGGACGCGCTGCGCCTCCTCGATCGCAATCAGGACCTGCGGCGGCTTCTCATCCCGGCCGACGCCCCACTCCCTGTGGCGTTCCATGATCTGCCGGGTGATCACCGAGAGGACGAAGAGTTCGCTCCTCTCGCCCATGCCGGGGATGTCGATGAGGACGACCCTGTTCTCGTCGAGGGCCCGCATGATCTCCGGGATGGACGAACCCCTTTCGCGGAAGAACCGGCCGTTCACCCGTGTCAGGATATCAAAGTGGCGCTTGAGGACATTCAGGGGACCGGGATGGGAGGTCCGGAGTTTCTCCGCGATCCACCCGAAGTCCCCGACGTACTCTTTCTTGTCGAAATCGGCGAACTCGGTCTCCCGGAAAAAGGCGATGAGGTCTGACCCCTTCTCGTCCTCAAGGATTTCGAGGGCGTCGTGCTGCGGTTCCGAGTGGTCGAAGAGGATGTTCAGGTCGGAGGCCCTGATGTCGTCGTACTCGAGCCAGAGGCGGTTGAGGTGGTACGTCTTCATCTTCTCGGCATCGATCGTGAAGACGGACAGTCCGTCCAGGGCCGCGGTGACGTGGATGAGGCCCTTTGTCGCATCGCCTGTGGACGAGCGGCCGCCCGTGGCGTACTCGCCGTGCGGGTCGACGATGAGCATGCCAAACTGCTTCGCCTTCATGCAGGAGGCGGAAAAGACCTTCATGAAGTTGCTCTTGCCCATGCCTGTGGTCGCAAAGACCCCCATGTGCTGGGCCATCACCTCTGCATGGAGGGCGACCGGCACCCCCTCGACGACGCCCTGGCCCGTCTTCAGGAGGCCGACCTCGATCTCGCCCATCTCCTCCTTCAGGAAGGCGAAGTCGTCGGCCTTCGGGTTGGCGACGACCTCGGAGAACT
This window of the Methanofollis ethanolicus genome carries:
- a CDS encoding ATP-binding protein, which produces MTHLHPIDNADPAKFRLIGEKVLSYRFIVPHDSRIFVGDLLKIRDETKGLTFFAKVTEICHDCNFADPKWDTRPHTAHFYELGEDVFLGVEAVPLGYLDGDGRFRKPNTLPSKFSEVVANPKADDFAFLKEEMGEIEVGLLKTGQGVVEGVPVALHAEVMAQHMGVFATTGMGKSNFMKVFSASCMKAKQFGMLIVDPHGEYATGGRSSTGDATKGLIHVTAALDGLSVFTIDAEKMKTYHLNRLWLEYDDIRASDLNILFDHSEPQHDALEILEDEKGSDLIAFFRETEFADFDKKEYVGDFGWIAEKLRTSHPGPLNVLKRHFDILTRVNGRFFRERGSSIPEIMRALDENRVVLIDIPGMGERSELFVLSVITRQIMERHREWGVGRDEKPPQVLIAIEEAQRVLGAGGRRTQVFREAAMEGRKFGVGLCVVTQQPKNIDPRVLAQLNTFVVMGLGDRGDRDTIASSAKQDLSKMDTEIQTLDAGEAVISTLKIPFPVSTRIHLFDDYLKECNKGVRPSPGEGLKRGFS